A single genomic interval of Spinacia oleracea cultivar Varoflay chromosome 6, BTI_SOV_V1, whole genome shotgun sequence harbors:
- the LOC110793277 gene encoding uncharacterized protein, which produces MGDQTKQSELSIEEEVGGVVEKAKEVQEVAASFISKSTREEKELQQRARSLDESIRKLRSSISSLTFDSRIDPRKVEKLEYDLNRANCILADGDASSFLPGKIESQFLKRFLGPINVRAIRKDVQLKVKEEYNSYKDRTAYLFLLFPSILLILRYWMWDGCMPSFPVQLYQAWLLFLYTGLALRENILRVNGSDIRPWWIYHHYCAMVMALVSLTWEIKGQPDCAQKQRGVKLFLQWAMMQGVAMLLQNRYQRQRLYTRIALGKAKRMDVVWGETAGERGQLWLLCPILFILQGFEAYVGLLLLQTAFVGVVSEWQVVFCGFLLVLMAIGNFANTVQTLLVKSRFKAKMKRTKSKQQLD; this is translated from the exons ATGGGGGATCAAACAAAGCAATCGGAATTGAGCATCGAAGAGGAAGTGGGTGGAGTGGTGGAGAAAGCAAAGGAAGTGCAAGAAGTGGCAGCATCATTCATTTCGAAGTCAACAAGGGAAGAGAAAGAACTTCAACAACGTGCTCGTTCCCTTGATGAATCCATTAGAAAGCTTCGTTCCTCCATCAGCTCTCTCACATTTGATAGTCGCATAGATCCCAGAAAAGTTGAGAAG CTTGAGTATGATTTGAACCGAGCTAACTGCATCCTGGCTGATGGAGACGCGTCATCTTTTCTTCCCGGCAAAATTGAGA GTCAATTTTTAAAGAGGTTTCTTGGTCCTATTAATGTGCGAGCCATTAGGAAGGATGTGCAGTTGAAAGTCAAAGAAGAGTACAATAGTTACAAA GATAGAACTGCCTACTTGTTTCTTCTTTTTCCATCAATTCTACTGATTCTTAGATATTGGATGTGGGATGGCTGCATGCCTTCTTTTCCAGTTCAACTATATCAG GCTTGGCTTTTATTCCTCTACACAGGTTTGGCTTTGAGAGAAAACATCTTGAGAGTAAATGGGAGTGATATTCGTCCATG GTGGATATATCATCATTACTGTGCAATGGTGATGGCCCTCGTGAGCCTTACTTGGGAAATTAAAGGTCAACCTGATTGTGCACAGAAGCAG AGAGGGGTAAAGCTTTTCCTACAATGGGCAATGATGCAAGGAGTCGCAATGTTATTGCAAAACCGCTATCAACGGCAGAGGCTTTACACTCGAATTGCACTTGGAAAG GCAAAGAGAATGGACGTTGTGTGGGGAGAAACAGCTGGAGAGAGGGGCCAACTTTGGCTGCTTTGCCCTATACTTTTTATTTTGCAG GGTTTCGAGGCTTATGTTGGACTGTTGTTGCTTCAAACAGCATTTGTTGGAGTTGTATCCGAATGGCAG GTCGTTTTTTGTGGATTTCTTCTGGTTTTAATGGCAATTGGGAATTTCGCAAATACGGTGCAGACTTTACTCGTCAAATCACGGTTTAAGGCAAAGATGAAAAGGACTAAAAGTAAGCAGCAGTTAGATTAG
- the LOC110793275 gene encoding fe(2+) transport protein 1-like, which produces MARQMTSKRMRVLETLSISIALVMILLHATSVRGQDASECEVAASGGCYDKEKSMKLKIIGIFTILVSSMIGIGLPLFSTSFPALHPDRNAATIVKILAAGVILSTGFMHVLPDSWNNLTSPCLPENPWRIYPFSTFIAMVTTVLTMMMDTVATAYFKKKGLKRMHAHCGNHDTSGGGGGGGGGGVGAVHHMQSPREGDMEMVEQTSYKGNKEIDVEYEEKQSQLLRYRIVAQVLELGIVVHSVVIGLAMGVSNNPCTIRPLVAAMCFHQLFEGMGLGGCILQADYGYKMKATMVAFFSVTTPFGIALGIGMLSFYNENSPSALIVVGVLNATSSGLLIYMALVDLLACDFMGPKLQGNIKLQLVCYFACFIGMGIMSLMAKWA; this is translated from the exons atggcTAGGCAAATGACTAGCAAGAGAATGAGAGTACTCGAAACACTTTCGATTTCGATCGCTCTCGTCATGATACTCCTCCACGCCACCTCGGTCCGAGGCCAGGATGCCTCGGAATGCGAGGTGGCGGCTAGTGGAGGATGCTATGACAAGGAAAAATCAATGAAGCTTAAAATCATTGGAATTTTTACCATTTTAGTTTCTAGTATGATTGGAATAGGGTTACCCTTATTTTCTACTTCTTTTCCTGCCCTACACCCGGACCGTAACGCGGCTACCATAGTAAAAATTTTAGCAGCGGGGGTAATTTTGTCCACGGGGTTCATGCACGTGCTCCCGGATTCTTGGAACAATTTAACCTCACCATGTTTGCCGGAAAACCCTTGGAGGATTTACCCATTTTCTACTTTTATAGCTATGGTTACGACGGTGTTGACTATGATGATGGATACGGTTGCCACCGCGTACTTTAAGAAGAAGGGTTTGAAGAGAATGCACGCCCATTGCGGTAACCATGATACtagtggcggtggtggtggtggtggtggtggtggtgttggtGCTGTACATCACATGCAGAGTCCTAGAGAAGGTGATATGGAAATGGTGGAGCAAACAAGCTATAAAGGTAACAAAGAAATTGATGTGGAGTATGAGGAGAAGCAGTCTCAACTCTTGAGGTATCGTATCGTGGCTCAG GTATTGGAGTTGGGGATAGTAGTGCATTCGGTGGTGATAGGATTGGCAATGGGTGTTTCTAACAATCCATGTACAATAAGACCACTTGTTGCTGCCATGTGCTTCCATCAGCTTTTTGAAGGCATGGGTCTTGGCGGTTGCATCTTACAG GCCGATTATGGGTACAAGATGAAGGCAACAATGGTAGCCTTCTTTTCAGTAACAACACCATTTGGGATAGCTCTTGGGATTGGAATGCTAAGTTTCTATAATGAGAATAGCCCATCTGCTTTAATTGTTGTTGGAGTGCTAAATGCTACTTCATCTGGCCTACTAATTTACATGGCTTTAGTGGACTTATTAGCATGTGATTTTATGGGACCTAAACTTCAAGGAAATATCAAGCTTCAATTGGTTTGCTATTTTGCTTGTTTCATAGGCATGGGAATCATGTCACTCATGGCCAAATGGGCTTAA